The proteins below are encoded in one region of Tolumonas auensis DSM 9187:
- a CDS encoding winged helix-turn-helix domain-containing protein yields MRVETRVKTPEQILMLLQQNPHMTLSEVAGSIGKSVSTVERAVAKLKKQNKLVYHGPKKGGYWHIQ; encoded by the coding sequence ATGCGGGTAGAAACGCGGGTAAAAACACCAGAACAGATCCTGATGTTGTTACAGCAAAACCCTCATATGACACTTTCAGAGGTGGCAGGATCCATAGGTAAATCAGTCAGTACTGTCGAGCGAGCAGTAGCTAAACTGAAAAAACAAAATAAGCTGGTATATCACGGGCCTAAAAAAGGCGGTTATTGGCATATCCAATAA
- a CDS encoding type II toxin-antitoxin system HicA family toxin: MKSIDLIKELTAAGCELKRHGKGSHHIYYSPITGKTFPVPHPKGDIPLGTVKSIKKAAGI; encoded by the coding sequence ATGAAGTCTATCGACCTAATAAAGGAACTCACTGCGGCTGGGTGTGAATTAAAGAGGCATGGTAAAGGTAGTCATCATATCTACTATTCACCTATTACAGGGAAGACATTCCCAGTACCTCATCCGAAAGGTGATATTCCTCTTGGCACTGTGAAATCCATAAAAAAGGCAGCGGGGATTTGA
- a CDS encoding Fic family protein: MPELRRDNRIKTIQASLAVGQNTLTLEQVTAVIEGKTVLGLPKEIQEVRNAFRAYETLDQWNPYKLDDMLAAHAVLMYGLVDDAGHWCSTGAGIYRGDRLVHMAPPQSQVPRLMADLFDWLKTSDAHPLIASTAFHYEFEFIHPFSDGNGRIGRLWQTLILSHWQPMLAYLPVETVIKHRQQDYYQLLTESDQKSDCSAFIEFLLQAIEDSLQEAISTQPDVVLEKCG, from the coding sequence GTGCCTGAGCTACGGCGAGACAATCGAATTAAAACCATTCAGGCTTCATTGGCTGTCGGACAAAACACATTAACCCTGGAACAGGTCACGGCGGTTATTGAAGGTAAAACGGTGCTGGGGTTGCCAAAGGAAATTCAGGAAGTCCGTAACGCTTTCCGGGCATATGAAACTCTGGATCAGTGGAACCCATATAAACTGGACGATATGCTGGCGGCACATGCCGTACTGATGTATGGACTGGTTGATGATGCTGGTCATTGGTGCAGCACAGGAGCGGGGATCTATCGAGGGGATAGGTTAGTGCATATGGCACCACCACAAAGTCAGGTGCCTCGTCTTATGGCTGATTTATTTGATTGGCTCAAAACCAGTGATGCTCATCCGTTGATTGCTTCCACAGCATTCCATTATGAATTCGAATTTATTCATCCATTTAGTGATGGTAATGGGCGTATAGGTCGTTTATGGCAAACGCTGATCCTGAGTCACTGGCAACCGATGCTGGCATACCTACCTGTTGAAACAGTTATCAAGCATAGACAGCAGGATTACTACCAACTGCTGACTGAATCTGATCAGAAAAGCGACTGTTCAGCATTTATTGAGTTTCTACTACAGGCAATAGAAGACAGTTTACAGGAAGCTATCAGTACACAACCAGATGTTGTGTTGGAAAAATGCGGGTAG
- a CDS encoding type II toxin-antitoxin system HicB family antitoxin, translating to MLFTVGVELPNSPKEAFGLVAPALCNDNYACFSAADNQEDIAVMAREAILGVIEDMAENNIDVESIKDTGVLSYRTNPEYAYCTLWCLVEIDLTPYTGKQKRINISIPESLIGRIDATVASSHGKYKDRSHFLSVAARNQINAG from the coding sequence ATGTTATTTACCGTTGGCGTCGAATTGCCGAACTCTCCGAAAGAAGCCTTTGGTCTGGTTGCTCCTGCACTTTGCAATGATAACTATGCTTGTTTCAGTGCAGCCGATAATCAGGAAGATATTGCCGTAATGGCACGAGAAGCCATTTTAGGTGTCATTGAGGATATGGCTGAAAACAACATTGACGTTGAATCAATCAAAGATACTGGGGTGCTTAGTTATCGAACAAATCCGGAATATGCGTATTGCACTCTCTGGTGTTTAGTTGAGATTGATCTCACGCCTTATACCGGAAAACAAAAACGAATTAATATCAGCATTCCTGAATCTTTGATCGGCCGTATTGATGCAACGGTAGCATCGTCTCATGGCAAGTACAAAGACCGCAGCCACTTCTTATCTGTAGCAGCCAGAAATCAAATTAATGCCGGATAA